The following are encoded in a window of Armatimonas rosea genomic DNA:
- a CDS encoding cytochrome c-type biogenesis CcmF C-terminal domain-containing protein: MPIGYTLLGFALATTVIANVLFVLCGKGERSGLCEWAKRFVALATTGVVGACAYLAYLIATHQFQVHYVAEYTSRRTKTWYLMAAFWGGQEGSMLLWAFWTAVLGLWLAYRGGKNSAKAWPIFGIAQVYLLCILLVKCPFALGKLPIPADGRGLNPSLENYWMVIHPPILFLGFASTLLPSVWAIYGLLHRDWDGWVKSALPWTLFSFATLGFGLSLGGYWAYETLGWGGFWAWDPVENTSLFPWLLLTSLLHGLVLQKKNGSWRKPNFFLGILPFAAMFYGTFLTRTGVLSDFSVHSFSSLGNDGFWLILIGVLMWTFIPLGLLLLRNWDIPKRDEEKSAAAFLSRETGFAAGGIIIGLIGFFVALGMSGPLITKLWSAKGQAAEPEFYNKALYAPAIGMLLIMAAAPYLTWKNGDAQSAYKRLFPSYLAAIILAMGFTGAGMYLGLRHPAMVLLFAASLFCLIANAILIAPRLKSPAGRLSIGGHVAHAGVGLLLAGLAGLVMFSKHKEGILLIKGQPTEALGYKLTYEGYTQHPFERDNAIRIKVVDGNKQWDAEPHYTYVPWEGKDSPQANPPAIHHKFWGDVYLALGGEAQEFVDQPDATSSNWLFSLKKGETKTLGEYTFTLMSYDLDDKAKEVLAKHSEDEFNKLSAVRMTANVIVTYQGKQTPVKVSVRHEPSAGGAYSEVVEIPGPGGKYGKVILRMVPAPVEKEIKEKQAASAAAVARAKEAGAPGTPAFQQALMKEPSFMEGRRMEEFATYQTLRFETFNAPDPGDAVFVELSTKPLIWFVWLGTLLYTIGGFISYRRRLKE; the protein is encoded by the coding sequence ATGCCCATAGGATATACACTTCTTGGATTTGCCCTCGCGACAACCGTGATCGCCAATGTGCTCTTTGTTCTCTGTGGCAAGGGCGAGCGGAGCGGGCTCTGTGAGTGGGCGAAGCGCTTTGTGGCCCTGGCGACCACCGGGGTTGTCGGGGCGTGTGCCTACCTTGCCTACCTGATTGCCACCCACCAGTTTCAGGTGCACTATGTCGCCGAGTACACGTCGCGGCGTACCAAGACCTGGTACCTGATGGCCGCGTTCTGGGGTGGCCAAGAGGGCTCCATGCTCCTCTGGGCATTCTGGACCGCGGTGCTGGGGCTCTGGCTGGCCTACCGTGGCGGCAAGAACAGCGCCAAGGCCTGGCCGATCTTCGGGATCGCGCAGGTCTACCTGCTCTGCATCTTGCTGGTCAAGTGCCCCTTCGCTCTGGGCAAGCTGCCCATCCCCGCCGATGGCCGTGGCCTGAACCCATCGCTGGAGAACTACTGGATGGTGATCCATCCGCCCATTCTCTTCCTAGGTTTTGCCTCGACTCTGCTGCCGTCGGTCTGGGCGATCTATGGCCTGCTGCACCGGGACTGGGACGGCTGGGTCAAGTCCGCGCTTCCCTGGACCCTCTTCTCTTTTGCGACCCTGGGCTTCGGGCTCTCGCTGGGCGGCTACTGGGCCTACGAGACCCTGGGCTGGGGCGGCTTCTGGGCCTGGGACCCGGTCGAGAACACGTCGCTGTTCCCCTGGCTCCTGCTGACCTCGCTCCTGCACGGGCTGGTCCTGCAGAAAAAGAACGGCTCCTGGCGCAAGCCCAACTTCTTCCTGGGCATCCTGCCCTTCGCCGCGATGTTCTACGGCACCTTCCTCACCCGAACCGGTGTCCTCTCCGACTTCTCCGTCCACTCGTTCTCGTCACTGGGCAACGATGGCTTCTGGCTGATCTTGATCGGGGTCCTGATGTGGACCTTTATCCCGCTCGGGCTGCTCTTGCTGCGAAACTGGGACATTCCCAAGCGCGACGAAGAAAAATCGGCGGCGGCGTTCTTGAGCCGGGAGACGGGCTTTGCGGCGGGCGGGATCATTATCGGGCTGATCGGCTTCTTTGTGGCGCTGGGAATGTCCGGCCCGCTGATCACCAAGCTCTGGAGCGCCAAGGGCCAAGCCGCCGAGCCCGAGTTCTACAACAAGGCGCTCTACGCACCGGCCATTGGGATGCTCCTGATCATGGCCGCCGCGCCCTACCTTACCTGGAAGAACGGGGATGCCCAGAGCGCCTACAAGCGCCTCTTCCCGTCGTACTTGGCCGCGATTATCCTGGCGATGGGCTTTACCGGAGCGGGGATGTACTTAGGGCTGCGCCACCCCGCGATGGTGCTGCTCTTTGCAGCATCGCTGTTCTGCCTGATCGCCAACGCCATTCTGATCGCGCCACGGCTGAAGTCGCCGGCGGGGCGGCTGAGTATCGGTGGCCATGTTGCCCACGCCGGGGTTGGCTTGCTCCTGGCAGGCCTTGCGGGGCTGGTGATGTTCTCCAAGCACAAGGAGGGCATCTTGCTCATCAAGGGTCAGCCCACCGAGGCGCTTGGCTACAAGCTCACCTACGAAGGCTACACCCAGCACCCGTTTGAGCGCGACAATGCCATCCGCATTAAAGTGGTCGATGGCAATAAGCAGTGGGACGCCGAGCCGCACTACACCTACGTTCCCTGGGAGGGCAAGGACAGCCCCCAGGCCAACCCGCCCGCGATCCACCATAAGTTCTGGGGCGATGTCTATCTCGCGCTAGGTGGTGAGGCCCAGGAGTTCGTGGACCAGCCCGATGCCACCAGCTCCAACTGGCTCTTCTCCCTCAAAAAGGGCGAGACCAAGACTCTTGGGGAGTACACGTTTACCCTCATGAGCTATGACCTCGACGACAAAGCCAAGGAGGTTCTTGCCAAGCACAGCGAGGACGAGTTCAACAAGCTCTCTGCGGTACGCATGACCGCCAATGTGATTGTCACCTACCAGGGCAAGCAGACTCCCGTGAAGGTCTCCGTGCGGCATGAGCCGTCGGCGGGCGGTGCCTACTCCGAGGTCGTGGAGATCCCAGGGCCGGGTGGCAAGTACGGCAAGGTGATCCTGCGCATGGTGCCCGCTCCGGTCGAGAAAGAGATCAAGGAGAAGCAGGCAGCCTCGGCGGCGGCAGTCGCACGGGCCAAAGAGGCGGGTGCACCGGGCACTCCGGCGTTCCAGCAAGCCCTGATGAAGGAGCCCTCGTTTATGGAGGGGCGGCGCATGGAGGAGTTTGCCACCTACCAGACCCTGCGCTTCGAGACCTTCAACGCCCCCGATCCCGGTGATGCGGTCTTTGTGGAGCTCTCCACCAAGCCTCTGATCTGGTTTGTCTGGCTGGGGACTCTGCTCTACACCATTGGCGGCTTTATCTCCTACCGGCGACGGCTCAAGGAATAG
- a CDS encoding cytochrome c maturation protein CcmE, whose product MKLKAGTTAATVLIFAALAYGAGQFVTNLTPYVSFTEAKASKDRVFQIMGPLDRSQPITYTGVLSFTLKEEKTGETIPVRFKKSKPNSFDQATQVTAIGSWNGEYFEARKLLVKCPSKYEEEVKAD is encoded by the coding sequence ATGAAACTCAAAGCAGGAACCACCGCAGCGACCGTGCTGATCTTTGCCGCGCTGGCCTACGGCGCCGGGCAGTTCGTCACCAACCTCACCCCCTATGTCTCCTTCACCGAGGCCAAGGCTAGCAAGGACCGGGTCTTCCAGATCATGGGGCCACTGGACCGCTCGCAGCCCATCACCTACACCGGCGTGCTGAGCTTCACCCTCAAGGAAGAAAAGACCGGCGAGACCATTCCCGTGCGCTTTAAGAAGTCCAAGCCCAATAGCTTCGACCAAGCCACGCAAGTCACCGCGATCGGGAGCTGGAACGGCGAGTACTTCGAGGCGCGCAAGCTCCTGGTCAAGTGCCCCAGCAAGTACGAAGAGGAAGTCAAGGCGGATTAA
- the ccsA gene encoding cytochrome c biogenesis protein CcsA, with the protein MRKELKIGIGLWMVAGLAYVFLKLPAAKFFADPELARIVALHLPCAYVAVTASWMSAWHGWKYLQKRELIDDARSASGAGLALLFCALTTATGSIFAYVQWGSFWNWDPRETSVFLLMLIYCAYFVLRSSIEDIEKRGAICAVFGLFVAVMTPLLGYVIPKYLMSLHPTNTKFDSSYRTAIYLGILPPLLGMMFWIQNIALRLDRARLALEEVDYN; encoded by the coding sequence ATGAGAAAAGAGCTTAAAATCGGGATCGGACTCTGGATGGTCGCGGGGCTAGCCTATGTCTTTCTCAAGCTCCCCGCGGCCAAGTTCTTCGCCGACCCGGAGCTGGCGCGCATTGTCGCCCTGCACCTGCCCTGCGCCTATGTCGCCGTCACGGCGTCGTGGATGTCGGCGTGGCACGGCTGGAAGTACCTCCAGAAGCGAGAGCTGATCGACGATGCCCGGTCGGCGTCGGGGGCGGGGCTGGCGCTGCTCTTCTGCGCCCTGACCACGGCGACCGGCTCGATCTTTGCCTATGTGCAGTGGGGAAGCTTCTGGAACTGGGACCCCCGCGAGACCAGTGTCTTTCTGCTGATGCTGATCTACTGCGCCTACTTCGTGCTCCGCAGCAGTATCGAGGATATCGAGAAGCGCGGGGCGATCTGCGCGGTCTTTGGGCTCTTTGTGGCGGTGATGACTCCCCTCTTGGGCTATGTCATCCCCAAGTACCTGATGTCGCTGCATCCCACCAACACCAAGTTTGATTCGAGCTACCGCACGGCGATCTACCTGGGAATCCTCCCCCCCCTGCTCGGGATGATGTTCTGGATTCAGAATATCGCCCTACGGCTCGACCGTGCGCGGCTGGCCCTTGAGGAGGTAGACTACAACTAA
- a CDS encoding CcmD family protein produces MAFLLLVAVVIWAGVFAFVWMLDKKASALEQRVAQLARLENRQ; encoded by the coding sequence ATGGCTTTCTTACTACTGGTCGCGGTCGTGATCTGGGCGGGGGTCTTTGCCTTTGTCTGGATGCTCGATAAGAAGGCGAGTGCCCTGGAGCAGCGGGTCGCCCAGCTGGCACGTCTGGAGAACCGACAATGA